The Panicum hallii strain FIL2 chromosome 9, PHallii_v3.1, whole genome shotgun sequence genome has a window encoding:
- the LOC112873715 gene encoding uncharacterized protein LOC112873715 → MAAAAAAAAAILELDPSHERASRVIDNIVRLERRIFPKHESLARSIHDELKRRNSGLIYMASSGVAGGDGDEVVGYAMYTCPTSLCASITKLAVKESCRRQGHGEALLAAAVERCRRRRVQRVSLHVDPARTAAVALYRKAGFQVDATVVGYYAPQRDAYRMYMDL, encoded by the exons atggcggcggcggcggcggcggcggcggcgatacTCGAGCTGGACCCGTCGCACGAGCGCGCCAGCCGCGTTATCGACAATATCGTGCGGCTGGAGAGGAGGATCTTCCCGAAGCATGAGTCGCTGGCGCGATCCATCCACGACGAGCTCAAGCGCCGGAACTCCGGCCTGATTTACATGGCATCCAGCGGCGTCGCAGGAGGCGACGGTGATGAGGTCGTCGGGTACGCCATGTACACCTGTCCGACCTCCCTCTGCGCCTCCATCACCAAGCTCGCCG TGAAGGAGAGTTGCAGGCGGCAGGGCCACGGCGAGGCGCTGCTGGCGGCCGCCGTGGAGCGGTGCCGGAGGAGGAGGGTCCAGCGGGTGTCCCTCCACGTGGATCCGGCGAGGACGGCCGCTGTGGCGCTGTACCGGAAGGCCGGGTTCCAGGTCGACGCCACCGTCGTGGGCTACTACGCGCCGCAGAGGGACGCCTACCGGATGTACATGGATCTGTAG
- the LOC112873716 gene encoding uncharacterized protein LOC112873716: MAAAAILDLDPTHERAGRVLEDIVRLEQMIFPEHASPARSLRDELKRRNFGLVYSTPGAGGEEVAGYAVYTCNTSLCATIIELAVRESCRRQGHGEALLRAAVERCRGRRVQRVILHVDPARTAAVALYRKAGFQVDATVEGYYAPQRDAYRMFMDLQ; encoded by the exons atggcggcggcggcgatacTGGACCTTGATCCGACGCACGAGCGAGCCGGCCGCGTCCTCGAGGACATCGTGCGTCTGGAGCAGATGATCTTCCCGGAGCACGCGTCGCCGGCGCGGTCCCTCCGCGACGAGCTGAAGCGCCGGAACTTCGGCCTGGTCTACTCGacgcccggcgccggcggcgaggaggtcgCCGGGTACGCCGTGTACACCTGCAACACCTCCCTCTGCGCCACCATCATAGAGCTCGCCG TGAGGGAGAGCTGCAGACGGCAGGGCCACGGCGAGGCTCTGCTGCGGGCGGCCGTGGAGCGGTGCCGAGGGAGGAGGGTACAGCGGGTGATCCTCCACGTCGACCCGGCGAGGACGGCCGCGGTGGCGCTGTACCGGAAGGCCGGGTTCCAGGTCGACGCCACCGTCGAGGGCTACTACGCGCCGCAGAGGGACGCCTACCGGATGTTCATGGATCTCCAGTGA
- the LOC112877622 gene encoding E3 ubiquitin-protein ligase AIRP2-like, with amino-acid sequence MRKAYRDSIKVLEADIQHANTLASEFPRDYDGACLQMRLSYSPAAHIFLFLVQWTDCSLAGALGLLRILIYKVYVDGTTTMSTHERKASIKEFYAVIFPSLLQLQRGITDVEDKKQKAVCMERYRKKDEDERSSLSDIDVEREEECGICMEMNSKVVLPNCTHAMCLRCYQDWNSRSQSCPFCRDNLKKTCPGDLWIYVEDQDVVDMETVSSENLRRLFMYISKLPLIVPDVIFSVYDSHIK; translated from the exons atgcGGAAGGCGTACAGGGACTCCATCAAGGTGCTCGAAGCTGACATCCAGCACGCCAACACCCT GGCCTCTGAATTTCCCAGGGACTATGATGGCGCGTGCCTGCAGATGCGGCTGTCCTACAGCCCTGCAGCGCATATATTCCTCTTCTTGGTCCAGTGGACTGACTGCAGCCTTGCTGGGGCGCTTGGCCTGCTGAGAATTCTCATATACAAG GTTTATGTTGATGGCACGACAACCATGTCGACTCACGAGAGGAAAGCCAGCATCAAAGAATTCTATG CTGTGATATTTCCTTCTTTGCTGCAACTGCAAAGGGGGATCACTGATGTGGAGGACAAGAAGCAGAAGGCTGTGTGCATGGAGAGGTACAGAAAGAAAGATGAGGATGAACGGAGCAGCTTATCTGATATTGATGTTGAGAGGGAAGAAGAGTGTGGGATTTGCATGGAGATGAACAGCAAAGTTGTGTTGCCCAACTGCACACATGCTATGTGCCTCAGATGTTACCAGGACTG GAATTCAAGATCCCAGTCGTGCCCATTCTGCCGTGACAACCTGAAAAAGACTTGTCCTGGTGACCTGTGGATCTATGTCGAGGACCAAGATGTGGTCGACATGGAGACGGTGTCAAGCGAGAACCTCAGACGGCTGTTCATGTACATAAGCAAGCTGCCTCTGATTGTCCCAGATGTCATCTTCAGTGTTTATGATTCTCACATAAAATGA
- the LOC112872793 gene encoding myb-related protein Pp2-like, protein MEDGEEKVPAAMEDGEEKLPAAMDDAEKVAGLRRCGRSCRSRWLNYLRPGLKHGNFTAAEERVICEMYSKRGSCWSVIAAQLPGRTDLAIKNYWNSTLRKKFPAARTSAAAAYHRRNRPACSTSSDAGTPARDLQLVFYSSEESSTAGSSPAKPVLAGPTPVQAVQPPVPVVAAQPIAAAPVSGPVKIEQKQAVVSLPRLGKTPPPPPPPPRACDQTGERVMDIVCAPMSPAPLSFMEPDELACIYQFDDIDSFLPWFDHH, encoded by the exons ATGGAGGACGGCGAGGAGAAGGTGCCTGCTGCCATGGAGGACGGCGAGGAGAAGCTGCCCGCTGCCATGGACGACGCCGAAAAAGTTGCAG GGCTGCGGCGGTGCGGCCGGAGCTGCCGTTCCCGGTGGCTGAACTACCTCCGCCCGGGCCTGAAGCACGGAAATTTCACGGCGGCCGAGGAGAGGGTCATCTGCGAGATGTACAGCAAGAGGGGAAGCTG CTGGTCCGTCATCGCTGCCCAGCTCCCGGGGAGGACAGACCTCGCTATCAAGAACTACTGGAACAGCACGCTCAGGAAGAAGTTCCCGGCGGCGAGAACATCCGCGGCcgcggcctaccaccgccggaACCGCCCGGCCTGCAGCACGTCGTCCGACGCCGGGACGCCGGCGCGGGACCTGCAGCTGGTTTTCTACAGCAGCGAGGAGAGCTCCACGGCAGGGTCCAGCCCTGCCAAGCCCGTCTTGGCCGGCCCGACGCCGGTGCAAGCAGTGCAGCCGCCGGTTCCGGTCGTTGCCGCTCAGCCGATCGCGGCGGCCCCGGTTAGCGGACCGGTGAAGATCGAGCAGAAGCAGGCCGTGGTGAGCCTACCGCGTCTGGGgaagacgccgccgccgccgccaccaccaccacgggCCTGTGATCAGACCGGCGAGAGGGTCATGGATATCGTCTGCGCTCCCATGTCTCCTGCTCCTCTGAGCTTCATGGAACCGGATGAGTTGGCCTGCATCTACCAGTTCGATGACATTGATAGCTTCTTGCCGTGGTTTGATCATCACTAA
- the LOC112877484 gene encoding protein NEOXANTHIN-DEFICIENT 1 isoform X2, protein MAPEKEEETGRPCAGYRHGPPWVFNGSALYQLHLVKASTARAFVPRDLRLVEAFGYTLGGMFLARYHDSPAGAFDELVVIAGIVWNPPTSCAWAARVLVNSVEACRHGRKEVGLPSHVATFSKTEASALGDEPLAKPNGFLSVLGIGSTVPKQENRREIEISETKGSSTKHLCNISMPLTGSHKHHKWMGPAIRMSLPSFSGQTEDHPDLLKYSCKVECRVRPVKPARIWNPRTSEPQECSDGKINSVGSNVLADSDAQSQSISVLLSKPIFALEFSSLRMHVDAPKIVVPQCKKKEVGYSST, encoded by the exons ATGGCgccggagaaggaggaggagacggGGAGGCCCTGCGCGGGCTACCGGCACGGGCCGCCGTGGGTGTTCAATGGCAG CGCATTGTACCAGCTGCATTTGGTGAAGGCGTCGACGGCGCGCGCCTTCGTGCCCCGGGACCTGCGCCTCGTCGAGGCCTTCGGCTACACGCTCGGCGGCATGTTCCTCGCGCGCTACCACGACAGCCCCGCCGGCGCCTTCGACGAG CTCGTGGTGATCGCCGGCATTGTGTGGAACCCGCCGACCTCCTGCGC GTGGGCTGCCAGGGTCCTGGTGAACAGCGTCGAAGCCTGCCGGCACGGCCGCAAG GAAGTAGGCCTACCAAGCCATGTGGCTACATTCTCAAAG ACTGAAGCCTCTGCGCTCGGAGACGAACCCTTGGCGAAACCGAACGGCTTCCTGAGCGTACTTGGAATAGGCTCGACCGTCCCCAAGCAAGAGAACCGCCGCGAGATCGAGATCTCTGAGACCAAGGGCTCGTCCACGAAGCATCTGTGCAACATCAGCATGCCGCTTACCG GATCACATAAGCACCACAAGTGGATGGGCCCGGCAATCAGAATGTCGCTTCCAAGCTTCAG TGGGCAGACTGAGGACCATCCTGATCTTCTCAAGTACTCCTGCAAAGTAGAATGCAG GGTGCGTCCTGTGAAGCCTGCTAGGATTTGGAATCCAAGAACCTCGGAGCCACAGGAGTGTTCTGATGGCAAGATCAACAGCGTGGGATCCAACGTGTTAGCCGACTCGGATGCGCAAAGCCAGAGCATTTCGGTCTTGCTGTCGAAGCCCATCTTCGCTCTGGAATTCAGCTCCCTGAGGATGCACGTCGATGCTCCCAAGATCGTTGTTCCACAATGCAAGAAGAAGGAGGTCGGATACTCGAGCACTTAA
- the LOC112877484 gene encoding protein NEOXANTHIN-DEFICIENT 1 isoform X1 translates to MAPEKEEETGRPCAGYRHGPPWVFNGSALYQLHLVKASTARAFVPRDLRLVEAFGYTLGGMFLARYHDSPAGAFDELVVIAGIVWNPPTSCAWAARVLVNSVEACRHGRKEVGLPSHVATFSKTEASALGDEPLAKPNGFLSVLGIGSTVPKQENRREIEISETKGSSTKHLCNISMPLTVATGSHKHHKWMGPAIRMSLPSFSGQTEDHPDLLKYSCKVECRVRPVKPARIWNPRTSEPQECSDGKINSVGSNVLADSDAQSQSISVLLSKPIFALEFSSLRMHVDAPKIVVPQCKKKEVGYSST, encoded by the exons ATGGCgccggagaaggaggaggagacggGGAGGCCCTGCGCGGGCTACCGGCACGGGCCGCCGTGGGTGTTCAATGGCAG CGCATTGTACCAGCTGCATTTGGTGAAGGCGTCGACGGCGCGCGCCTTCGTGCCCCGGGACCTGCGCCTCGTCGAGGCCTTCGGCTACACGCTCGGCGGCATGTTCCTCGCGCGCTACCACGACAGCCCCGCCGGCGCCTTCGACGAG CTCGTGGTGATCGCCGGCATTGTGTGGAACCCGCCGACCTCCTGCGC GTGGGCTGCCAGGGTCCTGGTGAACAGCGTCGAAGCCTGCCGGCACGGCCGCAAG GAAGTAGGCCTACCAAGCCATGTGGCTACATTCTCAAAG ACTGAAGCCTCTGCGCTCGGAGACGAACCCTTGGCGAAACCGAACGGCTTCCTGAGCGTACTTGGAATAGGCTCGACCGTCCCCAAGCAAGAGAACCGCCGCGAGATCGAGATCTCTGAGACCAAGGGCTCGTCCACGAAGCATCTGTGCAACATCAGCATGCCGCTTACCG TGGCAACAGGATCACATAAGCACCACAAGTGGATGGGCCCGGCAATCAGAATGTCGCTTCCAAGCTTCAG TGGGCAGACTGAGGACCATCCTGATCTTCTCAAGTACTCCTGCAAAGTAGAATGCAG GGTGCGTCCTGTGAAGCCTGCTAGGATTTGGAATCCAAGAACCTCGGAGCCACAGGAGTGTTCTGATGGCAAGATCAACAGCGTGGGATCCAACGTGTTAGCCGACTCGGATGCGCAAAGCCAGAGCATTTCGGTCTTGCTGTCGAAGCCCATCTTCGCTCTGGAATTCAGCTCCCTGAGGATGCACGTCGATGCTCCCAAGATCGTTGTTCCACAATGCAAGAAGAAGGAGGTCGGATACTCGAGCACTTAA
- the LOC112875386 gene encoding protein DETOXIFICATION 42-like: MGDARCVREESLLDRSAGAAMEEAGGEQRRHHPLGVFFRDARLAFGWDELGREIMGIAVPGALALMADPVASLVDTAFIGHIGPVELGAVGVSIAVFNQVSRIAIFPLVSVTTSFVAEEDAMSNGRDKDKINQENKRAVSDSEMEELISPEEASATTSKSSFETDSCEVSIEQKRKNIPSVSTALLLGGVLGLLETLLLVLSAKPILGYMGVTPDSAMMKPALQYLVLRSLGAPAVLLSLAMQGVFRGLKDTKTPLYATVAGDAINIVLDPIFMFVFQYGVRGAAIAHVISQYFIASILLWRLWLHIDLLPPSLNHLQFGRFLKNGFLLLARVIAATCCVTLSASMAARLGSTPMAAFQICLQTWLACSLLADGLAFAGQAILASAFARKDYPKATATASRVLQLALVLGLLLSVLLGIGLRMGSRLFTSDQGVLHHIYIGIPFVCLTQPINALAFVFDGINYGASDFGYAAYSMVLVAIVSIICILTLASYSGFTGIWVALVIYMSLRMFAGFWRIGTARGPWAFLRS, from the exons ATGGGCGACGCCCGCTGCGTCCGCGAGGAGAGCCTCCTGGACCgcagcgccggcgccgccatgGAAGAAGCGGGCGGAGAgcagcgccgccaccacccGCTCGGGGTGTTCTTCCGGGACGCCAG GCTCGCGTTCGGGTGGGACGAGCTTGGGCGGGAGATCATGGGGATCGCGGTGCCCGGCGCGCTCGCGCTCATGGCCGACCCGGTCGCCTCCCTCGTCGACACCGCCTTCATCGGCCACATAG GTCCAGTTGAACttggagctgtaggtgtatcAATTGCTGTGTTTAATCAAGTCTCAAGAATTGCAATATTCCCCCTTGTTAGTGTCACAACATCATTTGTTGCGGAGGAGGATGCTATGTCCAATGGCAGAGACAAAGAcaaaataaatcaagaaaatAAACGCGCTGTTTCTGATAGTGAAATGGAGGAACTGATTTCTCCTGAAG AGGCTAGTGCCACTACCAGCAAATCATCTTTTGAAACTGATTCATGCGAGGTCAGTATTGAGCAAAAGAGGAAAAATATTCCATCAGTCTCTACAGCACTATTACTTGGTGGGGTGCTCGGCCTACTTGAAACCCTACTTCTTGTTCTCTCGGCAAAACCTATCTTAGGTTACATGGGTGTAACACCG GATTCTGCTATGATGAAGCCCGCATTACAATACTTGGTTCTCAGATCTCTTGGTGCTCCTGCTGTTCTTTTATCTTTGGCAATGCAAGGAGTCTTTCGTGGACTTAAGGATACGAAGACACCTCTATATGCAACTG TGGCTGGAGATGCTATCAATATAGTTTTGGACCCAATATTTATGTTTGTGTTCCAATATGGTGTCAGGGGTGCTGCCATTGCTCATGTTATATCACA ATATTTTATTGCATCCATACTCTTATGGAGATTATGGCTACATATAGATTTGTTGCCACCCAGCTTGAATCACCTGCAGTTTGGTCGGTTTCTTAAAAATG GTTTTTTGTTACTTGCACGAGTTATTGCCGCCACATGTTGTGTGACACTATCTGCATCAATGGCTGCACGACTGGGTTCAACTCCAATGGCTGCATTCCAGATCTGCTTGCAGACCTGGTTGGCTTGTTCGCTTCTTGCAGATGGATTAGCTTTTGCTGGTCAG GCTATACTTGCAAGTGCATTTGCTCGTAAGGACTATCCAAAGGCTACTGCCACAGCTTCTCGTGTCCTGCAG TTGGCATTGGTCTTGGGACTTCTCCTAAGTGTACTTCTTGGTATTGGTTTGCGTATGGGATCAAGGTTATTTACGAGTGATCAGGGTGTACTGCATCATATCTACATAGGAATACCG TTTGTCTGTCTGACTCAACCAATCAACGCTTTGGCTTTTGTATTTGATGGTATCAACTATGGAGCGTCAGATTTTGGATACGCTGCCTATTCAATG GTCCTTGTCGCTATTGTCAGTATCATTTGCATACTCACTCTTGCAAGTTATAGTGGCTTTACTGGAATTTGGGTAGCTTTGGTGATCTACATGAGCCTCCGGATGTTTGCTGGATTTTGGAG GATAGGGACTGCACGAGGTCCATGGGCTTTTCTTCGCAGCTGA
- the LOC112877878 gene encoding CBS domain-containing protein CBSX5-like — MAVSLLANEVSDLCIGKPAVRSLPLSAAAGELAAALRRVARSGAAACVAVTGPARAVVGRVGLADVLCFLCTEPEALARPAAALAKPVSAILPKDGAGEVRRVDPRSSILEALDAVLSGAQVLAVPLRAGGRKKQLAGGAAAADFCWLTQEDLVRYFLNSIGLFYHVAARSVSSLGLVRTDFLSVRPGESALSAVPLIRRAVATETAVAVVTEDGHLVGEISPALLAACDETAAAAIATLSVADLMAYADYFGSPPEHILRAVKAGLKDKGLDAMLDLIEDETLSSFSPLSASSSSDEETGRAQLRRPSSGSYGRRSAEEPVVCSPASSLVAVMVQALAHRVSYVWVLDEDDDCRLAGIVTFADVLRVFREQLQ; from the exons ATGGCAGTGAGCCTCCTGGCCAATGAGGTGTCGGACCTGTGCATCGGCAAGCCGGCCGTGAGGTCGCTcccgctctccgccgccgccggcgaactcgccgccgcgctccggAGGGTGGCCCGCTCTGGCGCCGCAGCCTGCGTCGCGGTGACCGGACCTGCGCGCGCCGTCGTCGGCCGGGTCGGCCTCGCGGACGTGCTCTGTTTCCTCTGCACCGAGCCCGAGGCGCTCGCCCGCCCAGCCGCCGCGCTCGCCAAGCCGGTCTCCGCGATCCTGCCCAAGGACGGCGCCGGAGAGGTCCGCCGCGTCGATCCCCGCTCGAG TATCTTGGAGGCCCTTGATGCGGTCCTGAGCGGAGCGCAGGTGCTCGCCGTCCCTCTCCGCGCTGGCGGCCGCAAGAAgcagctcgccggcggcgccgccgccgccgacttcTGCTGGCTCACGCAGGAGGACCTCGTGCGCTACTTCCTCAACTCCATCGGCCTCTTCTACCATGTCGCCGCGCGCTCCGTGTCCTCCCTCGGCCTCGTGCGCACCGACTTCCTCTCGGTGCGCCCCGGCGAGTCGGCCCTGTCCGCCGTGCCCCTCatccgccgcgccgtcgccacgGAAACCGCGGTCGCCGTGGTCACCGAGGACGGCCACCTCGTCGGCGAGATCTCCCCAGCCCTCCTCGCGGCCTGCGACGAGACGGCGGCCGCGGCCATCGCCACGCTCTCGGTGGCGGACCTCATGGCCTACGCTGACTACTTCGGGTCGCCGCCAGAGCATATCCTGCGCGCGGTTAAGGCCGGGCTGAAGGACAAGGGCCTCGACGCCATGCTTGATCTGATCGAGGACGAGACGCTGTCGTCGTTCTCCCCCCTCTccgcctcctcgtcctccgaCGAGGAGACCGGCCGGGCGCAGCTGAGGCGCCCGTCGTCGGGGAGCTACGGGCGCCGGTCGGCCGAGGAGCCTGTGGTGTGCAGCCCCGCGAGCTCGCTGGTGGCCGTGATGGTGCAGGCGCTCGCTCACCGTGTGAGCTACGTGTGGGTGCTCGACGAGGACGACGACTGCCGCCTCGCCGGGATAGTCACGTTCGCGGACGTGCTGAGGGTGTTCCGGGAGCAGCTGCAGTGA